Proteins encoded by one window of Polaribacter haliotis:
- a CDS encoding deoxynucleoside kinase, with protein sequence MHVAIAGNIGAGKTTLTKLLAKHYKWKPHYESVDENPYLDDFYGEMERWSFNLQVYFLNSRFRQILELRESGNNIIQDRTIYEDAHIFAPNLHAMGLMTNRDYSNYSSLFELMENLVSPPDLLIYLRADISTLVGQIHKRGREYENSISIDYLSRLNERYEAWISTYKKGKLLVIDVDNLDFVDNQEDLGYIIDRIDSQINGLF encoded by the coding sequence ATGCACGTTGCAATTGCAGGAAATATTGGCGCTGGTAAAACTACGCTAACCAAACTTTTAGCCAAACATTACAAATGGAAACCTCATTACGAATCTGTAGATGAAAACCCATATTTAGACGATTTTTATGGAGAAATGGAACGTTGGTCTTTTAACTTGCAAGTATATTTTTTAAACAGTCGTTTTCGTCAAATTTTAGAGTTAAGAGAATCTGGGAATAACATTATCCAAGATAGAACAATTTACGAAGATGCCCATATTTTCGCACCCAATTTACATGCAATGGGGCTAATGACCAATAGAGATTACAGCAATTACAGCTCTCTATTCGAATTGATGGAAAACTTAGTTTCTCCACCAGATTTACTCATTTATTTACGTGCGGATATTTCTACTTTGGTAGGGCAAATTCACAAACGAGGTAGAGAATACGAAAACTCTATTTCTATCGATTATTTAAGCCGATTAAACGAACGTTACGAAGCTTGGATTTCTACTTACAAAAAAGGAAAATTATTAGTAATAGATGTCGATAATTTAGATTTTGTAGACAATCAAGAAGATTTAGGCTATATTATAGACAGAATCGATTCTCAAATTAACGGATTGTTTTAG
- a CDS encoding response regulator transcription factor, producing MNKIKVLLAEDEASLGMIVTESLESRDFTVFHAVDGEEALQIYQQEKPDILVLDVMMPKKDGFTLAKEIREENKQIPIIFLTAKSQTSDVLEGFNHGGNDYLKKPFSMEELIVRIKALLNRVELKQNVESLKIGNYTFNHTKQILTFNQEEVNLTHREAQLLFYLIEKKNEILDRTFILNKLWGNDDFFNARSMDVFISKLRKKLKKDENVQIINVRGFGYKLLC from the coding sequence ATGAATAAGATAAAAGTACTCTTAGCAGAAGACGAAGCCAGTTTAGGAATGATTGTTACAGAAAGCTTAGAATCGAGAGATTTTACGGTTTTTCATGCAGTTGATGGCGAAGAAGCATTGCAAATTTATCAGCAAGAAAAACCAGATATTTTGGTTTTAGATGTTATGATGCCAAAAAAAGATGGCTTCACTTTAGCAAAAGAAATTCGAGAAGAAAATAAACAAATTCCTATAATATTTTTAACGGCAAAATCGCAAACAAGCGATGTTTTAGAGGGTTTTAATCATGGAGGAAACGATTATTTAAAAAAGCCATTTTCCATGGAAGAATTAATTGTTCGCATAAAAGCATTACTAAATCGTGTGGAATTAAAACAAAATGTAGAAAGTTTAAAAATTGGAAACTACACTTTTAATCACACAAAACAGATTTTAACCTTCAACCAGGAAGAAGTAAATCTTACACACAGAGAAGCGCAACTATTGTTTTATTTAATAGAAAAGAAAAACGAAATTTTAGACCGAACTTTTATCTTGAATAAATTATGGGGAAATGACGATTTCTTTAACGCAAGAAGTATGGACGTTTTTATCTCTAAACTTCGTAAGAAATTAAAAAAAGATGAAAACGTGCAAATTATTAATGTACGTGGTTTCGGATATAAATTGCTCTGTTAA
- a CDS encoding sensor histidine kinase → MNTQKYRWILYLIVITIITTIAVQGYWNYKNYEENKRLVTNEIQLSLDNAIEEYYSSLAKNDFLTIIKSNKFEDNSDKSKTLGEVLKKIKKTASKNEKPRVTINNLKITSDENLSKEKRDSMMNSMKKFMTEFNSKSDSLHQIKTDSVKFITQFTDDKNGITLHKDGSTTDVKYFRGKKAADSLKILTSLEPIFISFLDQSVEYSKIDSLIENQLKQKQIDIKTSFHHLKKDTLFHQTKDSLLTSEKFYVSSKSTYVRKGESFQLFYNNPNYEALKRSFFGIFLSLLLSLAVIASLFYLLKIINQQKELASIKNDLISNITHEFKTPIATVSTAIEAIENFNVLEDKEKTKKYLAMSTVQLKKLHQMVEKLLETATLDSEQLLLKKETIDITEIIEKLVIKHQLLSTSKTISFSTNLQPVYANVDVFHFENAVSNLIDNAVKYGGDEIEVTINSILNTTEISIADNGNGIEKNQQEKIFDKFYRVPKGNTHNVKGFGIGLYYCKKIIEKHEGNLHLNTTKNNTIFKINLPNE, encoded by the coding sequence ATGAATACACAAAAATACAGATGGATTCTCTATTTAATTGTAATTACAATAATTACCACAATTGCTGTGCAAGGTTATTGGAATTATAAGAACTATGAAGAAAATAAGCGGTTAGTAACCAATGAAATTCAGTTGAGTTTAGACAATGCTATAGAAGAATATTATTCTTCTTTGGCAAAAAACGATTTTCTAACGATTATAAAATCTAACAAGTTTGAAGATAATTCAGATAAAAGTAAAACTTTAGGAGAGGTTTTAAAAAAAATAAAAAAAACAGCATCTAAAAATGAAAAACCAAGAGTAACCATTAATAATTTAAAGATAACATCAGACGAGAATCTATCCAAAGAAAAAAGAGATTCGATGATGAATTCTATGAAAAAATTTATGACTGAATTCAATTCGAAATCAGATTCACTTCATCAAATAAAAACAGACTCTGTTAAATTTATAACCCAATTTACGGATGATAAAAATGGAATTACTTTGCATAAAGATGGATCTACAACTGACGTGAAGTATTTTAGAGGAAAAAAAGCTGCAGATAGTTTAAAAATCTTAACTAGTTTAGAACCTATTTTTATTTCCTTTTTAGACCAATCTGTAGAATATAGTAAAATTGATTCTCTTATAGAAAATCAATTAAAACAAAAACAAATTGATATAAAAACGAGTTTTCATCATCTTAAAAAAGACACTTTATTTCATCAAACAAAAGATTCTCTTTTAACTTCAGAAAAGTTTTATGTAAGTTCTAAATCTACCTATGTTAGAAAAGGAGAAAGCTTTCAATTATTTTACAACAACCCAAATTATGAGGCTTTAAAAAGAAGTTTCTTTGGTATTTTTCTATCATTACTTTTGTCTTTAGCAGTTATTGCTTCTTTGTTTTATTTGCTGAAAATTATCAATCAACAAAAGGAACTAGCGAGTATAAAAAACGATTTAATTAGCAATATTACACACGAATTTAAAACGCCAATTGCTACAGTTTCTACAGCTATTGAAGCCATTGAAAATTTTAATGTTTTAGAAGATAAAGAAAAAACAAAAAAATATCTAGCCATGTCTACTGTTCAGTTAAAAAAACTGCATCAAATGGTGGAGAAATTGTTAGAAACAGCCACTTTAGATAGCGAACAATTATTATTGAAAAAAGAAACTATAGATATTACTGAGATTATAGAAAAATTGGTGATTAAACATCAACTTCTATCAACATCAAAAACCATTTCTTTTTCAACTAATTTGCAACCAGTTTATGCAAACGTAGATGTTTTTCATTTCGAAAATGCAGTTTCTAACTTAATAGACAATGCTGTAAAATATGGTGGAGATGAAATTGAAGTAACCATCAATTCAATACTAAATACCACAGAAATTTCAATTGCAGACAATGGAAATGGAATTGAGAAAAACCAGCAAGAGAAAATTTTCGATAAATTTTATAGAGTACCAAAAGGAAATACGCATAATGTAAAAGGTTTTGGAATCGGGTTGTATTATTGCAAAAAAATCATCGAAAAACACGAAGGAAATTTGCATTTAAATACCACAAAAAACAACACCATTTTTAAAATAAACTTGCCTAATGAATAA
- a CDS encoding GLPGLI family protein: MKSILTILTMVVAFGLNAQNFQGKAIYKTSVKSNFKIKDDKGVDEKLQEDLRKRMEKMNQKTYILNFDKNVSTYKEDVKLDAPKPQVGGASLRVFSFGGSGASDVYYKNLKKSSYLNQTEIQGKRFLIKDKLPKHEWELSSETKNIGTYTCYKATFSKEVESKNITIKDGESVEDIKKEIITTTAWYTPQIPLSNGPANYQGLPGLILEINDGKKIIVCTEIILNPEEKITIQEPEKGKVISQKKFNIIRKEKTDEMMEKMRGRNGLDLGNGVNVKFGG, from the coding sequence ATGAAATCAATTTTAACAATACTAACAATGGTGGTTGCATTTGGTTTAAATGCACAAAATTTTCAAGGAAAGGCTATTTATAAAACAAGTGTAAAAAGTAATTTTAAAATAAAAGATGACAAAGGTGTAGATGAAAAGTTGCAAGAAGATCTAAGAAAACGCATGGAAAAAATGAACCAAAAAACATACATTTTAAATTTCGATAAAAATGTTTCTACTTATAAAGAAGATGTAAAATTAGATGCCCCAAAACCACAGGTAGGAGGTGCAAGTCTTAGGGTTTTTTCTTTTGGAGGTTCTGGTGCATCAGATGTTTATTATAAAAATTTAAAAAAGAGTAGTTATTTAAACCAGACAGAAATTCAAGGAAAACGTTTTTTAATAAAAGACAAATTACCAAAACATGAATGGGAATTGTCTTCGGAAACGAAAAACATTGGAACTTATACTTGCTATAAAGCAACTTTTTCTAAAGAAGTAGAAAGCAAGAATATTACTATTAAAGATGGCGAATCTGTAGAAGATATTAAAAAAGAAATAATAACAACTACAGCTTGGTATACACCACAAATACCATTAAGTAATGGACCTGCTAACTACCAAGGTTTACCTGGTTTAATTTTGGAGATAAACGATGGAAAAAAAATAATTGTTTGTACAGAAATTATATTAAATCCAGAAGAAAAAATTACAATTCAAGAACCAGAAAAAGGAAAAGTAATTTCTCAAAAGAAATTTAATATAATTAGAAAAGAAAAAACAGATGAAATGATGGAGAAGATGAGGGGGAGAAATGGCTTGGATTTAGGGAATGGTGTTAACGTTAAATTTGGTGGATAA
- a CDS encoding GLPGLI family protein codes for MKSLFTVLIALVTVTTFAQKNFQGKATYMSKTTMDMSSFGDRFNKMSEAQKKQIATRMKSFLEKTYILTFDKSSSTYKEDEKLAAPTAGGGRGWGGMSGGGEKYKNTKDLVALESIEFFGKKFLISDEMKRPEWELGSETKKIGEYVCYKATLTKDVDPTDWTNMRRRGRNDDDKKKDAATKDTANTVKVSDELEVPKQITVTAWYTPQIPVSNGPAEYWGLPGLILELNSGRTTILCTEIVINPEDKIDLEAPTKGDEVTREEYNKIITKKMEEMREQFRGRGGRGRGRN; via the coding sequence ATGAAATCACTATTTACAGTATTAATTGCATTAGTTACAGTAACAACTTTTGCTCAGAAAAATTTCCAAGGAAAAGCAACTTACATGTCTAAAACAACAATGGATATGAGTAGTTTTGGAGATCGTTTTAACAAAATGTCGGAAGCTCAAAAGAAGCAAATAGCAACAAGAATGAAATCTTTTCTTGAAAAAACATACATTCTTACATTCGATAAATCTTCTTCAACTTATAAAGAAGATGAGAAATTAGCTGCACCAACTGCTGGTGGAGGTAGAGGCTGGGGAGGAATGTCTGGTGGAGGAGAAAAATACAAGAACACGAAAGACTTAGTGGCTTTAGAATCTATTGAGTTTTTTGGTAAAAAATTCTTAATTTCTGACGAAATGAAAAGACCAGAATGGGAATTAGGAAGCGAGACAAAAAAAATTGGAGAATATGTTTGTTATAAAGCTACACTTACAAAAGATGTAGATCCAACAGATTGGACGAACATGAGAAGAAGAGGAAGAAATGACGATGATAAAAAGAAAGATGCAGCAACAAAAGACACAGCGAATACTGTAAAAGTTTCTGATGAATTAGAAGTGCCAAAGCAAATTACAGTTACAGCATGGTATACTCCACAAATTCCAGTAAGTAATGGACCTGCAGAATATTGGGGGTTACCAGGTTTAATTTTAGAATTAAACTCAGGAAGAACAACAATTTTATGTACAGAAATAGTAATAAATCCAGAAGATAAAATAGATTTAGAAGCTCCAACAAAAGGTGATGAAGTAACGAGAGAAGAGTACAACAAAATTATCACTAAAAAAATGGAAGAGATGAGAGAGCAGTTTAGAGGTAGAGGTGGAAGAGGAAGAGGTAGAAACTAA
- a CDS encoding carboxypeptidase-like regulatory domain-containing protein, with the protein MKKILLLTIFMVSFITSAQVKLTGVVKDSIGVPLEMANVLAINKTTKKMTSYGFTDIKGNYKLDLDKNSTFDIKISYIGMKTSEFVVTTTTENIVKNITMLEDNSLDEITIVSKMPVTIKGDTIVYNADSFKNGSERKLEDVLEKLPGVEINDAGQIEVEGKVVEKITVDGKEFFSGDTKLASKNIPSNAVDKIEVLRNYGDVGQLSGVQNNQDRVAINIKLKEGKKNFWFGDVTAGAGSAPDETLYLFQPKLFYYSPKYTINVIGDVNNLGDVVLDRGDLRSFGSNFRSQSPSNGTNISIANAGIGFLTAGARNANKIETKLSALNFSYSPNKKLDLTGFLIWSSNSNGQRNIRDIDYIDPATPDDFVDNTTNQTSNTGLFRFSSIYKKNINNQLNYNVSGRFSNEFKTESVDSRVLSDITERERATPYTINQDFSYFYTANENNIFAIEVKHLLQDEDPFYIASLENDPNNNDDVNNDGFDDAAETLGLDRSNSFYNLEQDRKVKSNQLDAKLDYYHILNSKSNLNFVAGTILSKQNFDSRFFQILDNGTEFTPNPTIDGITDPQTTNDTEYNFTDLYAGVRYRLKAGIFTFTPGFTVHSYNSNNTQYGTEYFQDTFVEVLPEFEALAQFKKSESLTFSYKKQVNFTDVNQIARGIVANSYNSYFAGNANLINASTHNASLFYRSFNLFNNTNVFARINYNKTADQVNRNTIFEPGSVVSSSTNLNSPFDNESFSSFVNAGKRFGKIQTSIGANYSFSKTYQFINDSENTNESLNRGLNTRIGTNFREAPNVTLRYRVNFSDQDNSARTEVIKSVTHAPSIDFDAYIWNSVTLTSDFTFNEVRQRGSKQSSFNIWNAKLAYRKDKDAKWEYELVGNNLLGTGSETSVSQGLFSFTVNERFILPRFVSLRVRYQL; encoded by the coding sequence ATGAAAAAAATACTACTATTAACCATATTTATGGTTTCATTTATAACAAGTGCTCAAGTAAAACTTACTGGAGTTGTTAAAGACAGTATTGGAGTTCCTTTAGAAATGGCAAACGTTTTAGCCATTAATAAAACAACTAAAAAAATGACTTCTTATGGTTTTACAGATATCAAAGGAAACTACAAATTAGATTTAGATAAGAACAGTACTTTCGATATTAAAATTAGTTATATTGGAATGAAAACATCGGAATTTGTTGTAACAACTACAACAGAAAATATTGTAAAAAATATTACAATGTTAGAAGATAATTCTTTGGATGAGATTACCATAGTTTCTAAAATGCCAGTAACCATCAAAGGAGATACGATTGTTTACAATGCAGATTCTTTTAAAAATGGTTCTGAAAGAAAGTTAGAAGATGTTTTAGAAAAATTACCTGGTGTAGAAATTAACGATGCTGGACAAATCGAAGTAGAAGGTAAAGTTGTTGAGAAAATTACAGTAGATGGGAAGGAGTTTTTTAGTGGAGATACAAAATTGGCATCAAAAAACATTCCATCGAATGCCGTTGATAAAATAGAAGTTTTAAGAAACTATGGAGATGTAGGTCAGTTAAGTGGTGTACAAAATAACCAAGATAGGGTTGCCATTAATATAAAATTAAAAGAAGGTAAAAAGAACTTCTGGTTTGGAGATGTTACTGCTGGAGCTGGTAGTGCACCAGACGAAACCTTGTATTTATTTCAGCCAAAATTATTTTATTATTCCCCAAAATATACGATAAATGTAATTGGAGACGTAAATAATTTAGGAGATGTTGTTTTAGATAGAGGAGATTTAAGAAGTTTTGGTTCTAACTTTAGAAGCCAAAGTCCATCTAATGGAACAAACATTAGTATTGCAAATGCAGGAATTGGTTTTTTAACAGCTGGAGCAAGAAATGCGAATAAAATAGAAACAAAATTATCTGCTTTAAATTTTAGTTATTCACCAAATAAAAAATTAGATTTAACTGGTTTTTTAATTTGGTCTAGCAACAGTAATGGGCAAAGAAATATTAGAGATATCGATTATATAGACCCTGCAACTCCAGACGATTTCGTAGATAATACTACCAATCAAACAAGTAACACAGGGTTGTTTCGTTTTAGTTCAATTTATAAGAAAAACATAAATAACCAATTAAATTATAATGTGTCTGGTCGTTTTTCTAATGAATTTAAAACAGAAAGTGTAGATTCTCGTGTTTTAAGTGATATTACAGAAAGAGAAAGAGCAACACCTTACACTATAAACCAAGATTTTAGTTATTTCTATACTGCAAACGAAAATAATATTTTTGCAATAGAGGTAAAACATTTATTACAAGACGAAGATCCTTTTTACATTGCTTCTTTAGAAAATGATCCAAATAATAACGACGATGTAAATAACGATGGTTTTGATGACGCAGCAGAAACATTAGGTCTAGATAGGTCTAATTCTTTCTATAACTTAGAACAAGATAGAAAAGTAAAATCGAACCAATTAGATGCGAAATTAGACTACTACCATATTTTAAATTCAAAGAGTAATTTAAATTTTGTGGCAGGAACTATTTTAAGCAAACAAAATTTTGACTCTCGTTTTTTCCAGATTTTAGATAATGGAACTGAGTTTACACCAAACCCTACAATAGATGGAATTACGGATCCGCAAACTACAAACGACACAGAATATAATTTTACAGATTTATATGCTGGAGTTCGTTATCGTTTAAAAGCCGGTATTTTTACATTTACTCCAGGTTTTACTGTGCATTCTTATAATTCTAATAATACACAATATGGTACAGAATATTTTCAAGATACATTTGTTGAGGTTTTACCAGAATTTGAAGCTTTAGCTCAATTTAAAAAAAGTGAAAGTTTAACTTTTTCATATAAAAAACAAGTTAATTTTACAGATGTAAATCAAATTGCCAGAGGTATTGTAGCAAATAGTTACAACTCTTATTTTGCTGGTAACGCAAATTTAATTAATGCGAGTACACATAACGCATCTTTATTTTATAGAAGTTTTAATCTATTTAATAATACAAATGTTTTTGCTAGAATTAATTATAATAAAACCGCAGATCAAGTAAACAGAAACACAATTTTCGAACCAGGTTCTGTTGTATCAAGTTCTACAAATCTAAACTCACCTTTCGATAACGAAAGCTTTTCTTCTTTTGTAAACGCAGGAAAAAGATTTGGTAAAATTCAAACATCTATTGGTGCTAATTATTCATTTAGTAAAACATATCAATTTATTAACGATTCGGAAAATACGAATGAGAGTTTAAATAGAGGATTAAATACAAGAATAGGTACTAATTTTAGAGAGGCTCCAAACGTAACTTTACGTTATAGAGTTAATTTTTCAGACCAAGATAACAGTGCAAGAACAGAAGTTATAAAATCTGTAACCCATGCACCTTCGATTGATTTCGATGCTTACATTTGGAATTCAGTAACATTAACTTCAGATTTCACATTTAACGAAGTTAGACAACGTGGAAGCAAACAAAGCTCATTTAATATTTGGAATGCAAAATTAGCTTACAGAAAAGATAAAGACGCAAAGTGGGAGTACGAATTGGTAGGTAATAACTTATTAGGTACAGGTTCAGAAACCTCTGTATCACAAGGTTTGTTTTCGTTTACTGTTAACGAAAGGTTTATCTTGCCAAGGTTTGTAAGTCTTAGAGTAAGATACCAATTGTAA
- the gldA gene encoding gliding motility-associated ABC transporter ATP-binding subunit GldA yields the protein MSIKVSSVSKIYKTQKALNSISFSAEKGQIIGFLGPNGAGKSTMMKILTGFIKPNEGEVFVDEIDVLQNPLEAQKTIGYLPEHNPLYADMYVREYLQFQASIFKVDKSEIEICIEKVGLTTEAHKKINQLSKGYQQRVGLAAAILHNPNVLILDEPTTGLDPNQLVEIRELIKELGKDKTVLFSTHIMQEVEAVCDRVIIIKNGKLLVDKPLQELKKDNLQNIEVTFDYKIEEQFIQKLPNIVSYKNNYDNTWYITFKSKEDMRPKIFDFAQENGLKILGLNGYNKNLETLFREVTSN from the coding sequence ATGTCTATAAAAGTTTCTTCAGTTTCCAAAATTTATAAAACTCAAAAAGCGTTAAATTCTATTTCTTTTTCTGCTGAAAAAGGACAAATAATCGGTTTTTTAGGGCCAAATGGGGCAGGGAAATCAACCATGATGAAAATTTTAACCGGTTTTATAAAACCTAATGAAGGAGAGGTTTTTGTGGATGAAATAGATGTTTTACAAAACCCACTAGAAGCACAAAAAACTATTGGGTATTTACCAGAACATAATCCTTTATATGCAGATATGTATGTGCGTGAATATTTGCAATTTCAAGCAAGTATTTTTAAAGTTGATAAAAGCGAAATAGAAATTTGTATAGAAAAAGTAGGTTTAACTACAGAGGCTCACAAGAAAATTAATCAGCTTTCTAAAGGATATCAGCAAAGAGTAGGTTTAGCAGCTGCTATTTTACACAACCCAAATGTTTTAATTTTAGACGAACCCACAACTGGTTTAGATCCAAATCAATTAGTAGAGATTAGAGAACTAATTAAAGAATTAGGGAAAGATAAAACTGTATTGTTTTCTACACATATTATGCAAGAAGTAGAAGCAGTTTGCGATCGAGTAATTATTATAAAAAACGGAAAACTTTTAGTTGATAAACCACTACAAGAACTTAAAAAAGACAATCTCCAAAATATAGAAGTTACGTTTGATTATAAGATAGAGGAACAGTTTATCCAAAAATTACCTAACATTGTTTCTTACAAAAACAATTACGATAATACTTGGTATATTACTTTTAAAAGCAAAGAAGATATGCGTCCGAAAATTTTTGATTTCGCTCAAGAAAACGGATTAAAAATCCTTGGATTAAATGGTTACAATAAAAATTTAGAAACTCTTTTTAGAGAGGTAACCTCTAATTAA
- a CDS encoding HAD family hydrolase: MLPKGVLFDFDGVVVDSKESHNAAWESAFRELFNEQIAPFPPSYAGKSPMIIANYFCSVIGKEAQTEDLFFLKDKHLDIYFKTPKLLPGVHECTDFLTKKNINYGIASNATKQFLKNSVEKLNLNFSIVFGVQDYEKPKPAPEAYITLANALGFNENDFKHIWVFEDSLAGTTAAKLAGMIPVGILTQFSEEELKEAGSKMVFPTLLEAYKYLNALN, encoded by the coding sequence ATGTTACCAAAAGGTGTTTTGTTTGATTTTGATGGAGTTGTTGTAGATAGTAAGGAAAGTCATAATGCTGCTTGGGAATCTGCATTTAGAGAGTTGTTTAATGAACAAATTGCACCTTTTCCTCCAAGTTATGCAGGAAAATCGCCAATGATTATTGCTAATTATTTTTGTAGTGTTATTGGTAAAGAAGCTCAAACTGAAGATTTATTTTTTTTAAAAGACAAACATTTAGATATTTATTTTAAAACTCCGAAATTGTTACCTGGTGTTCATGAATGCACAGATTTCTTAACTAAAAAAAACATCAATTACGGAATTGCAAGTAACGCCACCAAACAATTTTTAAAGAATAGTGTAGAGAAATTAAATTTGAATTTTTCTATTGTTTTTGGAGTTCAGGATTACGAAAAACCAAAACCTGCTCCTGAAGCATATATTACTTTAGCAAATGCTTTAGGGTTTAATGAAAATGATTTTAAACACATTTGGGTTTTTGAGGATAGTTTAGCAGGAACAACTGCAGCTAAATTAGCAGGAATGATTCCTGTTGGAATTTTAACGCAGTTTTCTGAAGAAGAATTGAAAGAAGCTGGAAGTAAAATGGTTTTTCCTACTTTGTTAGAAGCTTACAAATATTTGAATGCTCTTAATTAG
- a CDS encoding D-arabinono-1,4-lactone oxidase has translation MKQEKNGVWTSWNENLTYKYKSLYKVTTEQELQEIIAKSDKVRFFGSKQSSADIAAGLENLIDITTYNKILSYNDAEHTITVQSGLILGDLIDAVEAKGWCIPCLPDINTITIGGALATGTHGTSGKLLCEYMTSCTLVLADGSLKKIEDGDELINAVRVSLGALGVMSTITFKCEPIYTLHVKEGPENDTEWLPKIKERLKKHDFLRILWLPHTDKGYVITGDKIDSETEIKEDLGPDYLKHRRKASKILYKYTHIFPWITSIANKLLYKGFFSSKKEYKGSLYQATVTKSRGSTLELAEWTIGLDKFTEVFEELKTEINKWSNKSFIHIPMDIRFVYKDKSWLSYAYKKDIVTIGCVSRNAATADTYEAFKTIEIIFLKHGGKPHWGKRFTAKDTAFSKIYDKWEDFKVLRQEMDPTNKFLNPYLTELFNEKK, from the coding sequence ATGAAACAAGAAAAAAATGGTGTTTGGACAAGTTGGAACGAAAATCTAACCTACAAATACAAATCTCTTTATAAAGTTACTACAGAGCAAGAATTGCAAGAAATTATTGCAAAAAGCGATAAAGTCCGGTTTTTTGGAAGCAAGCAATCGTCTGCAGATATTGCTGCTGGTTTAGAAAACTTAATTGATATTACTACCTACAATAAAATTTTATCTTATAATGATGCTGAACACACAATTACAGTGCAATCTGGATTGATTTTAGGTGATTTAATAGATGCTGTAGAGGCAAAAGGTTGGTGTATTCCTTGTTTGCCAGATATTAATACAATTACAATTGGTGGAGCTTTAGCCACAGGAACTCATGGCACAAGTGGAAAATTATTGTGCGAATACATGACTTCTTGCACATTGGTTTTAGCTGATGGTTCTTTGAAGAAAATTGAAGATGGAGACGAATTAATAAACGCTGTTCGTGTTTCTTTGGGTGCTTTAGGTGTTATGTCTACCATCACTTTTAAATGTGAACCTATTTATACGTTACACGTAAAAGAAGGGCCAGAAAATGATACTGAATGGTTGCCAAAAATTAAAGAAAGATTAAAAAAACACGATTTTTTAAGAATTCTATGGTTGCCTCATACAGATAAAGGGTATGTAATTACAGGGGATAAAATTGATTCAGAAACAGAAATTAAAGAAGATTTAGGTCCTGATTATTTAAAACACCGAAGAAAAGCTTCAAAAATTTTATATAAATACACACATATTTTTCCTTGGATTACTTCCATTGCAAACAAACTTTTGTACAAAGGTTTTTTCAGTTCTAAAAAAGAATACAAAGGTTCTTTATACCAAGCAACTGTTACAAAATCGAGAGGTTCTACTTTAGAATTGGCAGAATGGACTATCGGATTAGATAAATTTACGGAAGTTTTTGAAGAGCTAAAAACCGAAATTAATAAGTGGAGCAATAAATCATTTATTCATATTCCTATGGATATTCGTTTTGTGTACAAAGATAAATCTTGGTTAAGTTACGCTTACAAGAAAGACATTGTTACAATTGGTTGCGTTTCCAGAAATGCTGCAACTGCAGATACGTATGAAGCTTTTAAAACCATTGAAATCATTTTCTTAAAACATGGTGGAAAACCACATTGGGGAAAACGATTTACAGCAAAAGATACAGCATTTTCTAAAATTTACGACAAATGGGAAGATTTTAAAGTTTTAAGACAAGAAATGGATCCAACCAATAAATTTTTAAATCCGTATTTGACTGAATTGTTTAACGAAAAAAAATAA